From a single Larimichthys crocea isolate SSNF chromosome XIII, L_crocea_2.0, whole genome shotgun sequence genomic region:
- the lingo4b gene encoding leucine-rich repeat and immunoglobulin-like domain-containing nogo receptor-interacting protein 4b codes for MFVESVVRWGAWSILLQFGLCVSAGSCPPRCVCRPEAKEVICSGKHLNSVPEGFSSDARRLDLSHNKIKTVGRRQFSGLLQLQELDLSDNIISMIEVEAFQGLQNLRTLRIKNNRLKIIPVGVFSGLSNLRFLDLSQNEILVFLDYTFKEMVNLQTLDAEKNDLVFISQRAFFGLQNLQELNIDRSNLTSIPTEALSQLQSLTRLRMLRLTISTLPNNAFRRLHRLRNLLISNWPSLDTMASNSLIGLNLTSLVISSCNLSVIPYSALRHLVYLRFLDLSYNPITVIQGNMLGDLLRLQELHLAGGSLLRIEPGAFRGLAYFRMLNVTSNELTTLEESVFHSVGNLQVLRLDGNPLACDCRLIWVVRRRLRLNFDGHQPTCSSPDAVRQREFRDFSEKELPRLFTCRPARIMDRRPQEARVEEGNTVLFSCKADGDPFPSITWISSHKNVVSPTGRIRVLLNGTLEVRFAQVQDSGTYQCLASNAAGNDSLTVGLYVKGLPRNRTIPYITEEGWSEPSNPQAANSSAQMAKPYPFDAKTLIIATTMGFLSFLSSVAICFVFMFFWSQSKGQIKHTATIDFVPRSSMGGGGGDGGDGGRFTMKLI; via the coding sequence ATGTTTGTGGAGTCAGTCGTCCGATGGGGGGCGTGGAGCATCCTGCTCCAGTTTGGACTGTGTGTATCTGCAGGAAGTTGTCCTCCACGCTGTGTGTGTCGACCCGAGGCTAAAGAAGTGATCTGCTCTGGCAAACATTTGAACTCGGTTCCAGAGGGCTTTTCCAGCGATGCCAGGCGTTTGGATTTATCCCACAATAAGATTAAGACTGTGGGGCGCCGCCAGTTCTCTGGCCTCCTGCAACTTCAAGAGCTGGATCTCAGTGATAATATAATCTCCATGATTGAGGTGGAGGCTTTCCAGGGCCTACAGAATCTCAGGACGCTTCGGATTAAGAATAACCGACTCAAGATCATCCCAGTCGGGGTGTTTTCTGGCCTTTCCAATCTGCGTTTTCTGGATCTGAGCCAGAATGAGATCCTGGTCTTCCTGGACTATACCTTCAAAGAAATGGTAAATCTTCAAACGTTAGATGCAGAAAAGAACGACTTGGTGTTCATCTCCCAGCGGGCTTTCTTTGGTCTGCAGAATCTGCAGGAGCTCAACATAGACCGCAGCAACCTGACATCCATTCCCACCGAGGCGTTGTCCCAGCTTCAGAGCCTGACACGTCTTCGCATGCTACGTCTCACCATTTCTACGCTGCCCAACAATGCTTTTCGACGACTCCACCGTCTACGTAACCTCCTGATTTCAAACTGGCCATCATTGGACACAATGGCTAGCAATAGCTTGATTGGTCTTAATCTGACCTCGCTTGTCATCAGCAGCTGCAACTTAAGTGTTATTCCTTACTCAGCACTTCGTCACCTGGTGTATTTGCGCTTCTTGGACTTGTCCTACAACCCCATCACTGTTATCCAAGGTAATATGCTAGGGGACCTCCTGAGACTTCAGGAGTTACACCTAGCAGGGGGGAGCCTGCTACGAATAGAGCCGGGGGCCTTTAGGGGACTGGCATACTTCCGCATGCTTAATGTGACATCCAATGAGCTCACTACTTTGGAGGAGAGCGTCTTCCACTCTGTGGGGAACCTTCAGGTGTTGCGGTTGGATGGGAATCCCCTAGCATGTGACTGCCGTCTCATTTGGGTGGTCCGCCGCAGATTGCGCTTGAACTTTGATGGACATCAGCCCACGTGTTCGTCTCCTGACGCGGTGAGACAGCGTGAATTCAGAGACTTCTCAGAGAAGGAGCTCCCGAGGCTGTTTACCTGCCGCCCTGCCCGCATCATGGACCGCAGGCCGCAGGAGGCGAGAGTAGAGGAGGGCAATACAGTTCTCTTCTCCTGTAAGGCCGATGGGGATCCATTCCCATCTATCACTTGGATCTCATCCCATAAGAATGTGGTTTCTCCAACGGGGCGAATCAGAGTTTTGCTCAATGGTACTCTAGAAGTGCGTTTTGCCCAAGTTCAGGACAGCGGCACATATCAGTGCTTGGCGAGCAATGCAGCCGGCAATGACAGCCTGACTGTTGGTCTGTATGTGAAGGGGCTCCCTCGTAACCGAACCATCCCTTACATAACAGAGGAGGGCTGGTCAGAGCCTTCAAACCCACAAGCTGCCAACTCCTCGGCTCAGATGGCCAAGCCATACCCGTTTGATGCAAAGACCCTGATCATCGCCACCACCATGGGCTTCCTGTCTTTCCTCAGCTCGGTGgccatttgttttgtcttcatgttctTCTGGAGCCAGAGCAAAGGTCAGATCAAGCACACGGCAACTATTGACTTTGTTCCTCGATCTTCCATGGGTGGTGGAGGAGGCGACGGCGGTGACGGTG